The window TGAAGTATTGAGCACAACACTGCCGGCAGTCTCCAATTTTTCGTTGACGGTAAATGTTACACTGCCGCCTATTGCTAACGTGGTACCGGCGCTAAGCGACAGTTTGTAACATGCGGCGTTAGAATGAACCACAGGCAGATAAGAGCCCATAGCAGTGATTACCGCGTGATCATTCGCTGTCGGCACCTGGCCCGTTTGCCAGTTGCCGGAATCGTCCCAGTCATCGCTGATGCCGCCAAACCAATAATAGGTGTTTTGCGCGAAGGCAAAAGTGGCGAGGGCAAGAATAAAAACCAATAATAGAGTCCGTTTCATGTGTTCTCCTTTGTGTGGGTTTGTTTTTTGTTCGTCACATTGGACAAAAACGCTAACGTTTTTCATCCCTTAAACTTGATTAAACCATGTTGTTAAGTGTCTTCGCCAAACAGCTTAAAAGCGTTTGAGGAACCGAAATCTGGAACAGTTTACACGCTATGTAATCGATTTCAAAATCTATTGGCACTAGCCTGTGAATATGGTTTTAATTGTCAAGTACATTTTTTCGATTGTTCTGCTGGATATCGGGAAAGCTTTTCGATACTGCATCCTGAAAATTATTGAAGCCGAATTAGGTTCATCTTTTGGAGAGATCTATTCGTAGGTTTTCCAAAGAGAGTGGTCTGTCAAAAAAACCAGCGATACCGTTATCGACACTTGGCTCAAGGCCTTAATCACTTCTTAGTCAAGCCTTAATCAAGCGTTAATTATTAAGACTTGATTAAGGCTTGATTAACACTTGATTAACTGCCAGGATTAAGAGTGTGCCGTCCTGAAATTGGTTGACTCAAAATGGCTTACGAGGAGAAAAAGATCATGTGATACATGAAGAAGGGTCACCTAACTACATTATGGCGAAGCGGTTAAGAGAGTGGCTATTGAAGAGATTGAGGCAGGTGAGGATAGGGGAGAGGGCTCCCCTATTTTGAATTTGGAAAGCTTATAAAATGAAAGCCCAGAGCGTGTTTTATTCCCAGAAGGGGAAGGTGGTTTGCTGGAGTTGGGAAAGGTCTTCCAGCTTCCATTGCCAATTTCCCAGCGCGGTGCCGGGTATATTCATGCGGGCATCAGAACCCAGTCCCAACAGGTCTTGCGCGGTGAAAATGAGGTTTTCACAGCCGGAGTTTTGAGAAATCTGACAAAAAATTGCGTGTATGGAAGCTTCGATGTCCTCAATGCTTTCCAAGCCCAGTCCGGCAAAAAGCTCGGCGTTTTTGCGGATATAATTCAACAGATTCAGCCGGCTGGGGCTTTCCGGTTCGAGGTTTTCATACCATTCGCGGATGGTTGGATTGTCGTGAGTTCCCGTGTAGAGAATTCTTTCAGGGGGAAAATCCCGTGGTTCGGGGATGCCTTCCTCAAAGCAAAATTGCAAGACAATCATTCCGGGAAGTCCGTAGCGGTCGCGGAAGTCGCAGACATCGCCATTGAGCACGCCGAGGTCTTCAGCGATGAATTTTTCCAGCGGAAACTGTTTTTGGAGTTGGGAGAAAAAATCCTGGGGCAGGGCTTTTTCCCAGCTTCCGCCCAGCGCGTCCTCTGGCATTTGGGGCAAGCCGGTTTGAGGGTCTTTGGGGCAATCCACCGCCCAATAATTCACATAACCGATGAAATGGTCAAGGCGAAGCTTGTCCAGATATTGCAGGGCGTGGTTGATTCTATCAAAGAAAAGCTTGAAACCATCAGCGCGCATAGCTTCCCAGCGGTAGAGCGGGTTTCCCCAAAGCTGTCCCTTTTCGCTGAAAGCATCGGGTGGAACCCCGGCAACGCGGAGGCGATTTCCATTTGAGTCCAGATCGAAAAGATGCTGATTTGCCCAAACTTCCGAGCTTTGATGGGAAAGATAAAGAGGCATATCCCCAATGAGTTGGATGCCCTGTGAGGAGAGATAATCTTTCAAGCGCAAAAGCTGGTCGCGGGCAAAAACCTGAGCGCATGCCACCTGAAGCATTTGGCGTTCGTAATCGTTAAAAAGTTCATCGTAGAGCTTATCAGAATAGCGCTGGTGTTCCGCTCGGAAAAGGTTCCAATCCGTTTCACCATACAGTTTGCAGAGGGTGGTGTAAGCCAGATAGGGCTTGAGGTAGAGGGCGTCTTTTTCGATGAAAGCCTCGAGCTTGTTGTCGCAGAGATAATTTTCGGAGGCGGTTGCCAAAAGCTGGTCTTTGAGGCGATACACGGCTTCGAACGGAACCTGGTCACCTATGGGAAGCTGGGCTGCCTCGAGATCGGGAAGGTCAATCAAGCCATCCTCATAAAGCAGCTCCGGGCTGATCAGATATGGGTTGAGTGCGAATGCCGACATCGGATTGTAGGGCGAATTTCCATAGCCGGTTTGATAGAGGGGCAAAATTTGCCAGGATTTGAAGCCTTTTTCCAAAAGAAGGTCGGCAAGCAAATAGGCGTTGGGACCAAAATCGCCGATGCCAAAATCCGAGGGAAGCGAACTGATGTGAAGCAGGAGACCGAGGTTTTTCACGCCGCCTCCATGATTTGCAAGATACACTGGGTCAGCAGGATGGCGTCACTGGCAGCGGTGGTTTTGAGCTTGGTATCGGTTTCCAAAAGAATGGTGAAAATGGTCTGGGTTTGGGGAAGGGAATAGTTTTTGGCGAAGTTCATATATTCAGCTCGCTGCTTTGGATACAGGTCATGCAAGTGTTTTGCTGTGATTTCGGAAGGGCTGAGGTGGGCTTCCTTCATCAGCAGGATGTGATGAATGGCAGTGAACACGCGGGTAATCTGCCCCAAAATCTGCAAGCCTTTGGTTTCTGAATTGAGCATGCGGTCCATCAAATCCAGGGCTTCAGCGGCGCGGCGTCCACCCAGGGCTCTGGCAAAACCAATCTGGGTTCCCAGCCGAGAGCTGCCCAGACTTTGCTGCACGTCGTCAATCGTGATGGTCTTGCGTTCACCCACCAAAAGTCCCAGCTTTTGAAGCTCGTTATTCGCGCTGGCATAATCCAGTTCGACCCGCTCGATGAACATCGCGCGCGCGTCCGGACGCATGTTTTTTCCCATTTTTGCCAGGCTTTTATTCAACCAATTGATGAGCATATCGCCCCAGCGGGGGAAATCGCAATTCACCACTTTGCTGTCTGAACTAATCTTCTTCCAGGCGCTGGTGCGAAGGTCTGCCTTTTCGGCTGTGATGACCAAACTTTGCTCCAGAGAAGGGTTCTGGAAATAGGCGGCGAGGCAATCCAGTTCTGGTTTGCGGAGCAGGTCGGCATTTCTGAACAGGATGAGCTTGGTGCTGGAAAAAATGGAATAGGTATCCAAAAGGTCGTTGATTTGGGCGCAGCGCATTTCATCGCCGTAAACTATGACCAAATCTACATCCGCGTCCCGTTTCAGGGTTTCGCGTATCTGGTTTGTGACGGTATCCTGCAAAAAAGCGTCAGGCCCCAAAAGCAGGAAATTATCGCCCAAACGGGGTTTTACGGAGTCGAATTCCAAAGCGTCGATGGCCATCAGGATTTTCCCAAAATTATAACCAGGAAGCTGATGGCTCCCGCCGCCCAGCAATACCAGGAAAAATACTTCAAACGCGCGCGGGCAATCAGTTCCATCATGAAGCCGATGACCAATAAAGAGACGACGAAAGATGCCACAAACCCACCCAGATAGGCGGATAACTCACTGAGGCTGAGCTGTTTGAAGGCACCCAGGCTGGTAAGGTTGGCAGCCAAAATGGCGGGAATGCTGAGCAGGAAGGAAAATTCCGCCGCTTCCCTGCGCTTGACACCAACCAAAAGTGAGCCTGTGATGGTGCTGCCAGAGCGAGAAATGCCTGGAATAATGGCGATGCCTTGCAAAAGACCAATGAAAAGGCTGCGCGATATGCCCATATCGGAGGCGGGGATGCTTCCCGATTTCAGCCGGTCGGAAATAAACACAATCACGCCAGTGACAATCAGCATCAGGGAGACAAGCAAAGGTTTCTCGTAAAGCCCTTTGAAGAATTTGCCAAAAAGCAGATAGATAACCCCGGTGGCGAGGGTCGCCAAAAACAGATAAAGAATGATATTGCGGTTGCGCCGGTGGGTTTCGTGTCTCAGAGTGCGTTTCCAACTGAAAAGCGAGACCACCAAATCCCAGATTCTCTGGCGGAAAAAGATGAGAACGGCGAGCAGGCTTCCCAGGTGCATAAAAATCTCAAAAGCAATGCTGCCAGTTTCTTCGATGCCAAAGAAATGCTTTGCCAAAACCAAATGACCGGAACTGCTGACGGGCAGGAATTCGGTCAAACCTTGTATGATGCCCAAAAGAATAGAGCTCAAGAATTTCATTTTGTCCTCAAATAATGGGTGCTAAGTCTGTTTTTCCAACTTGGGAGAGGGGGATGAGAGTGAATCCCAGAGCTTGAACGCGATCCAGGAATTTATGCAGATAAATCAATTTTTCGGGGTTGTGGCAATGGGTAATCACCACCACGGTGCTGTTTCGGGTCGCCAAATCCTGGATGGCGTTGATTTTTCTCTCCAGAGTTTCATCCGTGATATCTGGTGAATCCAGGAAAATATCGTTGCGCCAGGCGGGGATGCGTGCTTTTTGAGCAACCTGGTAGGCAATGGAAACGTTTGAAGTGCGGCTGTCCAAAAAGCCCTTGTTTTTCTTTTTCAAAACGTCCATCACCCAGCCCATAATGGTGTTGTCCGCCGTTGCCAAACTGCCCATGTGGTTGTTTACACCCATGCAGAGCGGGAGAGAATTCAGGTGTTTCAGCAGGGTTCTTTCCACCTGAGCCTGGTTCATTTGCACCAAAATGGCGTTTTCACCAGGGTTTTGCCTGGGATAGCCAATCGGTTCCATGGGCACATGCACCAAGGTTTCACGCCCTTGTTGATCCGCCAGGGTCATGGTGTTCACGCTTTGTTTGAAGCCGGGCATTATGGCAAAAGTTATCTGGGTGGGCAGGGCGAGCCATTCTTGCAGAGTTTCCCCTTCCACAGAGCCAAAATCGTCCACCACGATGGAGATATATTTTTTACCAGCCCGCTGTTGCGCGGTTCTGGGCGCGTAGGACAGGATTACCTCGAAGTTTTTGTCTGCGTGGGTAAAGCTGAGGATTTGTTTGGAGCCATCCACTTTTCCATCGTCTTGAACCGCCCGCATGCTCCGGAATTCATTGGAAACAAGCACGTTGGCATAGGTGAGATCCATTTTGGAGCGATCAACCGGAATTTCCAGGCGGATAACCTTTCGGATTTCTTTGGGGACAATACTGCCCGGCTCCATGCCAAACTTTTCCTCCAAAGCCTTCACCAGCTTGTTTTGATCGAAAGGCTGGGTTCCCAAAGCGGTTTCCTTCACCGGCTTCACACGGGTTTTGGGTTTTTGGGTCAACAGCCAAACGATGCCCCCGCAAAGCAGCAGAATGAGAATATATAACCACAAATCCGATTTTGCGGTCACGCTTTTTGCGGGTTTGCGTTTCTTATTCTTGTTCTTGCGGGTCATTTTCTTCGTCCAAATCTTCCACGATGGGCTGGGGAATCATTTTATGAGACAGAGAATTCACCAGCAACACCAATGGTGAAAACACAAAATTTGACAGCAACAGCGCCACAAAGAGCAAAAACACATCATAAATCAGGGGCAAAAGGCCGGTGGCGTGAGCCAAATGCAGCGAAAAGCCGGTTCTTCCAATAAAGAAATCCAAGACGTTCATCACAATATTGTTATAGATGCCGCAGGCGAGCAAAGCCATGATGATGAAGGAAAAACCGTGCAGCAAAAAGGGTCTGGGGCGGCTGCGAAAGTCCTTGCGAACCATCACCAGGGCGCGGCGAACATCCATTCCATTTTCGCGGTGGGGACTGGTCCAGGCGTTGCGAAGCGCGTAGCCCAGAATCAGCCCGACAGACACAAATCTTGCCAAACTGGTGTAGATGGTTGAAAGAGGCAGGCTGATGCCATAATAATGGTTCAAAAAAGCGTAAACCAGATAGATGAGCCCCACAGCGAACATCACCACCAGCAATATTTTATGGAGGCCGATGATGGTGTGGGCAATGGAGTTTTTCTGTTCCTGGCTGAGTTTTTGGTTGGGGTGGCTGAGCTCGCTGTAATTCTTTAAAATCAAAAGAACCACCAAAATGAAAACCACGAGGAAAATCAGCAGGGGAAAGTAGTATTTATGCGAGGTAAAAAGGCCGATGCTGACATATTGAAAGCTGTTTATGTTCAGCCAAAAAACCAGGGCCATGGGATACAGGATGACCTGCATTCCGTTGAAGCTGCCAAAAAGAAGTCTCAGCAAACCGATACAAAACTGGCGAAAATTCATCAGCGATGTCCTCAAAGAGAGCGTGTGCCTTTGGTGGAAAAGGCGTTCACGTCCAAACTTGCGAATTCCCCGGCTAAGAATTTGGGAATTGCAGCCGCTCCGACCATGGCGGCGTTGTCCACACAAAGTTCAAGGCTGGGATGATGGAGTTTTATCCCATGTGAGGCGGCTTTTTGAGCCAATTGACTGCGCAAAGCGCTGTTTGCTGCCACACCGCCGGCTAAAAGAATGGTTTTAATATCCCGCAACTGCGCCAACCGCAGAGTTTTATCGATTAAAGGATCGATGATTGCCTGCTGAATTGAAGCTGCCAGGTCGTTCAGGTTGTTTTGGATAAAATCCGCATCCTGGCGGGAGACATATTCCATCACGGCTGTTTTCAAGCCGCTGTAGCTGAAGTTAAAATCCTCTTTGCGTTTCAGGGCGCGGGGAAAGCTGTGGAAGCTGGGGTTTCCGCTGCTGGCGGCCAAATCCAAAGCTGGTCCACCGGGATAGCCAAGCCCCAGCAGTTTCGCGGTTTTATCGAAGGTTTCCCCCGCCGCATCGTCCAAGGTTTTGCCCACCACTTCAAAATGGGTAAGACTTTCAAACAGAACCAATTCCGTGTGTCCACCGGAAACCACCAAAGCCAGAAATGGCGGTTGGATAGCCGGGTTTTCGATGAAATTCGCGAAGATGTGGGAAAGCATGTGATTGACTGTAATCAAAGGTTTCTGCCAGCTCCAGGCAAGGCTTTTGGCAAACGCCAAGCCCACAATCAGAGAGCCGATCAGCCCTGGATTCACAGAAACCGCCACAGCGGAAATTTCCCCGCTTCGCAGACCGGATTTGTCCAAAGCCGCCTGGGTGAGGTGAAGAATGTTCTGCATGTGGAGCCGGGAAGCGAGTTCGGGCAAAACTCCGCCAAAATTGGCATGATCGGTTTGGGTGCTCACCAAGTTGCAAGTCACCTTAAAGTCTGTGTCAATTAAGGCCACAGAGGTGTCGTCGCAGGAGGATTCAAAAGCCAGGATATGCTTCATTTGTCGGCGCGAACTCGTGTTGGAGTGTGTTCCACCAAAGTGATGCCAGCGGGAAGCTGCACATCAAGACTGTAAAAACCGCTCTCGTCAGCTTTGTTGGAAACGTGGATGACGATACCGGAAGGCAGGCTTGAAAGGCGTGATTGAGGACCCTTAACCTTGATGGTTGCAGTGGAAGGATAAACCGTTCTGCCTCCAGTCGCGCTGATGGGCAGGTTTCTCAAAACACGGGTTTGGGTGTCGTCTTTATCCGAACCGCTTCTATCTGAAGGGCTTGAACCGGGCTTTTCCGAGCCGCTTTCTTTGGCAGCAGGTTTCTTGCCTGTTTTGGCTATCAGCGCCTGACTGCTGGGGTTGATGCCCAAAATTTCCACCTTGAGATTGTGAGACGGATCCACAATCCTGTAGTTATGCCAGTTCGCAGCCCAATAATCCGCCGCGTCCATCTCCACATGGGTTTTGGAAAATTTCAGCCGGAGAATATCCAAACCACGCCCTGCCACCGCGCATGAAATCTTTTCCGCGGGCTGTTTTTCGGCGTCAGCTTCACTGGTGTTCACCAATTCAAGCTTCAGGGAAGTGTTTGTTCTGTGTTGGGAAACCAGGTTCAATTGCAGCCAAATAAACACTGCCAGCACCACTGCCAGCACTTTAAAACCAAGGTTATTTTTCATTTCTGCTGGCTTTCCAAGATGGCACTGATGCCAAGCTGGCGGATTTTTTTGTAAAGCGTGGTGCGTTCCAGCCCGATGGCTTTGGCGGTTTTGCTCACCTGCCAATCGTTTCGTTCCAGATAATGCAGGATGTAATCCCGCTCAAAGGCGGCTGTGCTGTCACGAATACCGTTTATTTTGAAATAGCGTTCCATGCCAGCCGCGTGAAAATCCGGGGTTTGCAGCAGCTTGTTGTGGAAATGATGGATAATGGTTTTGTTGTTGATTTCGCGTTCGTTGATGCTGATATAGCGGCAAAAGTTTTTCAGTTCTCGCACATTTCCAGGCCAGTCATAGGAAAGCAGTTCTTCTTTGAGGGCATTGAGATCAAGCTGTTCGCTGAGGTGATAGCTATTTGCATAACTGGTGATGAAATAGCTCATCAAAAGCAGAATATCATCGTCACGTTCCCGCAGGGGTGGGATGCGAATCACGTTTCCTTCGATGCGGAAGAAAAAATCACGGCGGATGCGGGATGAATCAGCCAGAGCCTTCAGGTCCACGTTGGAAGTGTAAACCAGGCGTGTGTTTACCTGTTTTATGTTGCCGCCGATAACCTGGATTTCCTTGTTGTCCACGGCGCGCAAAATCTTGGCTTGGGAACGCAGGCTCAAATTCGTGACCTCATCCAGGAACAATATGCCTTCGGAACACTTTTCAAACATTCCAATCGTGCCCCGGTCGTCTTTTCCGCCGATGCCTCTTTCCCTGCCAAAAAGCTCAAGTTCAATCAAATCCTCACCCAAAGAACTGCACAAAATGGTGTGGAAAGGCATGCCAAAGCGTTTTGAATTCACATAATAATAGTTCGCCGCCACTTCCTTGCCCGTGCCATTTTCACCCAGGATGAGAATGTCCTCATCCACAGCGGCAAACTTCACCAACTGGGTGCGAAGATTCTGGATGCTTTCACTTTCGCCAATGAACGGGAAAATGCGGGTAAATTGCTTTTTCAAATTCAGATATTCAATCTGCAAATCCAGGTTCTGCTCTTCCTGACGCTTGAGCGTGACCGCGTTTTCCACATGCAGCAAAAGCTGATTGATGCTGAAGTTCGCGCCTTTTTCCAAAAAGTGGTAGGCTCCGATTTCCCGGATTTGCTTCACCTGCTCGTTGGTGGCTTCTCCGGAAATAACAATCACCTTATAGTTAAAATCCAGATGTTCCTTCAGATATTTCAAAACCTGAATGCCGTTGAGGCGGCTGCCCACCAAAAACACATCCAAGAGAATCACATCCGGCATGAAACTGCGCAGTTCTTCGAAAAAGGTGTCCGAATTTGTGGAATGCAAAACCGAATAGTCAGCCGTTTTCAGCACCTTCTGGATTTGCTCAGACAGAACCAGGTCGTCTTCCAGAATGATAACTTTGCCTTTCATATTCAAGCCTCCAGTCTTTCCTCGATATCCGCCATCGCGTTCAGATAATAGATATATGCCTGATCCGGTGAATCGTAGGGCGAGAAATATTTGTGAACGTCGCCATCGGTGAAATATTTTGTGCACATATAGTAGAAATGATCGGAGGTACTCAGCTTGCGCGCGATTTCCAACAATTCCGGATCCCCCTTTTGCCTGATGCGGTCCAAGATGCGATAGAGGGTTTCGATGGCGTTATGCTGCATATCGTTTGAAAGCCATGCCGAAAGGTCACGTTCCGCGTCCGCCCAGGAAACCGGCTCCGGAAAAGACAGCGATTCCTGCTGATAGTTTGCCAGCTCGAAAGTCTCTCTGGGCAGGGCAAAACCCAGATGTTCGTGTTTTAGAACCTCAGCGGGGAAATGTTGCATAAAGTCAAAGATACCGGATTCCGCCCACTGGTGTTCTCCAAAGGTTTCGTAATCCATGAAAAGGTTCAAAAATTGGTTTCGTCCCTCTGTTTCCGCCAGGGTCAGATGGTTTATCCAATTCACGAATTTATCGACGGTGAGAGGATATTCAGGCCAATCCCGGTTTGAAAACCTGAAGGCAATATCATCCGAAAGCTGGTAATATTTCAGCAGGAGGTTCATGTTCTTGCGATAATTTTTATAGGCGTAAAGCGGTGTGCGCCAGTCCAATATCCGGTCCGCGCCCTCGGTGAGAATGGTCTTGAACCCCTCAATCTCGAAAACGAGGTCGGAAAGGCTGTCCTGATAGATGAGCTCGGTGTTTCTGAACGTCACCGGTCTTTGCCCAAATTCAGTTTTCATCAGCTCGCGATGCAGCGCCACCTGGTCCAAAAATTCGTTCGTATCATATAGGAAGGAAAGTGAATGATAATAGGTTTCGCCCAAAAACTCCACGCAGCCTGTATCCGCCAGAGCTTTGAAGGAATCCAGCGTCTCGGGGCTCCAGGCTCTGAATTGCTCGATTGCTGTCCCGGTAATGGAAAAAGCGACCTTGAAGCGCCCCTCATTTTTCTTAATCAAATCCAAAAGAAGCGCGTTGGTGGGCAGGTAACATTTTTCGGCAACCTTGCGCAAAACCTCTTCATTCAATGCGTTGTCAAAATAGTCGATACCGCTGCCAATATCCAGCACACCCAGGTGTTTCAGACGGTAGGGCTGGTGAACTTGAAAGTAAAAAACCACGTTTAACATATCTTCACCTTGTTAAAGCTTGCCTTTGATAAATTGGGACAGAACGTTGGAATAGACCTCACGAATCTTTTCCGCCGCCTCCATCCAATGGATTTGGTTCACTTCGCGCATTCCGGCAAGTCCCATCTTTTGGCATTTTTCAGGGTCTTCGATGAGATGATTCACTGTCTCAGTCATCAATCCCACATCCCAATAATCAATTTTGAAGGCGTTATTAACCACTTCCGCCACCCCGCTTTGCTTGGAAATGATGGATGTGAGCCCAAAAGCCATTGCCTCCAGAGGCGAGATGCCGAAAGGCTCTGAGACGGAAGGCATCATATAAATATCGGACGCGCGCAAAATATCTTCAACCTCGGCTCGGTTCAAAAAACCCGTGAACAGGAATTTGTTTTGCAGCTTTTTGCTGGCGGAATTACGCAGAATCTTTCTCGCCATATCGCCTGTGCCAGCCATGATGAAACGTGCTTCCGGATGCTTTTTCAAAACCCGCTCCGCCACATCCAGGAAATAATCCGGCCCTTTTTGCAGGGTGATGCGTCCCAAAAACAGGATGGTGGGTCCCTTGAATATCCGTTTTTTGGAGGTGATGGATTCTTCGGAAAGCGAAAAAGCGTTATGGACAATGCGAATCTTCGCCGTGTCAATCAGATAGCGGGACATAATCATCTGCGCCGTATATTGCGAAACCGCAATCACCCTGTCCGCATACATCATTCCCGCGTGTTCGATTTTGTGAACCCTCTCATTTCCGGGTCCGCCAGCGCGGTCAAATTCCGTGGCGTGGATATGCACCACCAGCGGCTTTTGGGAAATCTTTTTTGCCAAAATGCCAGCCGGATAGCAAAGCCAGTCATGCGCGTGGATGAGGTTATAATCCAGGCTGCGGGCAAAGCGTTCGGCTCTTTGGGTGTATTCCTGCATCTTGCGGATGATGTCTTCATCTCCAATCAGGTTTTTTGCCACATCAACGAAAACTTCTCTTTCCTCAGTTGTGGTGAAATGCGTTTTCCAGCGTTCTTCACGCAATGCCAGGGCAAATTCATTAATCTCTTCCATCTGGATATAGGATTCCGGTCTGCCGCTGATTCCGATATATTCCAGGCGTTCATGCAGGGTCTCAAATGTATGATTCTTGTATTCCTTATGCAGCACGGGATCCACAAACACGGCGGGAAGGGTGTCCACGTCGCTGACTTCGCGCAGCGGGAAATAGACCATTTCCTTGGTGGGCAAAACCAAATCCACTTTGATGCCCAAAGCCAAAAGGGATTGAACCATGCCATAGCACGCCATTCCCAAACCGCCTGCGATCAAGGGTGGAAATTCCCAGGTGAACATCAAAACTTTCA of the Candidatus Cloacimonadota bacterium genome contains:
- the malQ gene encoding 4-alpha-glucanotransferase, translated to MKNLGLLLHISSLPSDFGIGDFGPNAYLLADLLLEKGFKSWQILPLYQTGYGNSPYNPMSAFALNPYLISPELLYEDGLIDLPDLEAAQLPIGDQVPFEAVYRLKDQLLATASENYLCDNKLEAFIEKDALYLKPYLAYTTLCKLYGETDWNLFRAEHQRYSDKLYDELFNDYERQMLQVACAQVFARDQLLRLKDYLSSQGIQLIGDMPLYLSHQSSEVWANQHLFDLDSNGNRLRVAGVPPDAFSEKGQLWGNPLYRWEAMRADGFKLFFDRINHALQYLDKLRLDHFIGYVNYWAVDCPKDPQTGLPQMPEDALGGSWEKALPQDFFSQLQKQFPLEKFIAEDLGVLNGDVCDFRDRYGLPGMIVLQFCFEEGIPEPRDFPPERILYTGTHDNPTIREWYENLEPESPSRLNLLNYIRKNAELFAGLGLESIEDIEASIHAIFCQISQNSGCENLIFTAQDLLGLGSDARMNIPGTALGNWQWKLEDLSQLQQTTFPFWE
- the holA gene encoding DNA polymerase III subunit delta, translating into MAIDALEFDSVKPRLGDNFLLLGPDAFLQDTVTNQIRETLKRDADVDLVIVYGDEMRCAQINDLLDTYSIFSSTKLILFRNADLLRKPELDCLAAYFQNPSLEQSLVITAEKADLRTSAWKKISSDSKVVNCDFPRWGDMLINWLNKSLAKMGKNMRPDARAMFIERVELDYASANNELQKLGLLVGERKTITIDDVQQSLGSSRLGTQIGFARALGGRRAAEALDLMDRMLNSETKGLQILGQITRVFTAIHHILLMKEAHLSPSEITAKHLHDLYPKQRAEYMNFAKNYSLPQTQTIFTILLETDTKLKTTAASDAILLTQCILQIMEAA
- a CDS encoding undecaprenyl-diphosphate phosphatase, producing the protein MKFLSSILLGIIQGLTEFLPVSSSGHLVLAKHFFGIEETGSIAFEIFMHLGSLLAVLIFFRQRIWDLVVSLFSWKRTLRHETHRRNRNIILYLFLATLATGVIYLLFGKFFKGLYEKPLLVSLMLIVTGVIVFISDRLKSGSIPASDMGISRSLFIGLLQGIAIIPGISRSGSTITGSLLVGVKRREAAEFSFLLSIPAILAANLTSLGAFKQLSLSELSAYLGGFVASFVVSLLVIGFMMELIARARLKYFSWYCWAAGAISFLVIILGKS
- a CDS encoding divergent polysaccharide deacetylase family protein — translated: MTRKNKNKKRKPAKSVTAKSDLWLYILILLLCGGIVWLLTQKPKTRVKPVKETALGTQPFDQNKLVKALEEKFGMEPGSIVPKEIRKVIRLEIPVDRSKMDLTYANVLVSNEFRSMRAVQDDGKVDGSKQILSFTHADKNFEVILSYAPRTAQQRAGKKYISIVVDDFGSVEGETLQEWLALPTQITFAIMPGFKQSVNTMTLADQQGRETLVHVPMEPIGYPRQNPGENAILVQMNQAQVERTLLKHLNSLPLCMGVNNHMGSLATADNTIMGWVMDVLKKKNKGFLDSRTSNVSIAYQVAQKARIPAWRNDIFLDSPDITDETLERKINAIQDLATRNSTVVVITHCHNPEKLIYLHKFLDRVQALGFTLIPLSQVGKTDLAPII
- the tsaD gene encoding tRNA (adenosine(37)-N6)-threonylcarbamoyltransferase complex transferase subunit TsaD encodes the protein MKHILAFESSCDDTSVALIDTDFKVTCNLVSTQTDHANFGGVLPELASRLHMQNILHLTQAALDKSGLRSGEISAVAVSVNPGLIGSLIVGLAFAKSLAWSWQKPLITVNHMLSHIFANFIENPAIQPPFLALVVSGGHTELVLFESLTHFEVVGKTLDDAAGETFDKTAKLLGLGYPGGPALDLAASSGNPSFHSFPRALKRKEDFNFSYSGLKTAVMEYVSRQDADFIQNNLNDLAASIQQAIIDPLIDKTLRLAQLRDIKTILLAGGVAANSALRSQLAQKAASHGIKLHHPSLELCVDNAAMVGAAAIPKFLAGEFASLDVNAFSTKGTRSL
- a CDS encoding sigma-54-dependent Fis family transcriptional regulator, coding for MKGKVIILEDDLVLSEQIQKVLKTADYSVLHSTNSDTFFEELRSFMPDVILLDVFLVGSRLNGIQVLKYLKEHLDFNYKVIVISGEATNEQVKQIREIGAYHFLEKGANFSINQLLLHVENAVTLKRQEEQNLDLQIEYLNLKKQFTRIFPFIGESESIQNLRTQLVKFAAVDEDILILGENGTGKEVAANYYYVNSKRFGMPFHTILCSSLGEDLIELELFGRERGIGGKDDRGTIGMFEKCSEGILFLDEVTNLSLRSQAKILRAVDNKEIQVIGGNIKQVNTRLVYTSNVDLKALADSSRIRRDFFFRIEGNVIRIPPLRERDDDILLLMSYFITSYANSYHLSEQLDLNALKEELLSYDWPGNVRELKNFCRYISINEREINNKTIIHHFHNKLLQTPDFHAAGMERYFKINGIRDSTAAFERDYILHYLERNDWQVSKTAKAIGLERTTLYKKIRQLGISAILESQQK
- a CDS encoding alpha-amylase produces the protein MLNVVFYFQVHQPYRLKHLGVLDIGSGIDYFDNALNEEVLRKVAEKCYLPTNALLLDLIKKNEGRFKVAFSITGTAIEQFRAWSPETLDSFKALADTGCVEFLGETYYHSLSFLYDTNEFLDQVALHRELMKTEFGQRPVTFRNTELIYQDSLSDLVFEIEGFKTILTEGADRILDWRTPLYAYKNYRKNMNLLLKYYQLSDDIAFRFSNRDWPEYPLTVDKFVNWINHLTLAETEGRNQFLNLFMDYETFGEHQWAESGIFDFMQHFPAEVLKHEHLGFALPRETFELANYQQESLSFPEPVSWADAERDLSAWLSNDMQHNAIETLYRILDRIRQKGDPELLEIARKLSTSDHFYYMCTKYFTDGDVHKYFSPYDSPDQAYIYYLNAMADIEERLEA
- a CDS encoding glycosyltransferase family 4 protein → MKVLMFTWEFPPLIAGGLGMACYGMVQSLLALGIKVDLVLPTKEMVYFPLREVSDVDTLPAVFVDPVLHKEYKNHTFETLHERLEYIGISGRPESYIQMEEINEFALALREERWKTHFTTTEEREVFVDVAKNLIGDEDIIRKMQEYTQRAERFARSLDYNLIHAHDWLCYPAGILAKKISQKPLVVHIHATEFDRAGGPGNERVHKIEHAGMMYADRVIAVSQYTAQMIMSRYLIDTAKIRIVHNAFSLSEESITSKKRIFKGPTILFLGRITLQKGPDYFLDVAERVLKKHPEARFIMAGTGDMARKILRNSASKKLQNKFLFTGFLNRAEVEDILRASDIYMMPSVSEPFGISPLEAMAFGLTSIISKQSGVAEVVNNAFKIDYWDVGLMTETVNHLIEDPEKCQKMGLAGMREVNQIHWMEAAEKIREVYSNVLSQFIKGKL